A stretch of DNA from bacterium:
TGTTGTTTGTGTCATAAGTTTGTCCTCCTTATTTTAGTTAGTTAATACTTTTTGTATAGTATACCATAAAATCTTTCGCAGGTCAAACTTGACACTTTATCATATCATCTCTGCGGTGAACAGTTACGAATTTTCTTCCTCAAGAAATTGTTGTATTCTGATAATACTTTTTGCTTTGCCCGTAGAGGTATCAATTTCAACGAGGACGCCGCCAATTTGACCTATACCTTTAGCCACTTCGAATCTTAATGGTATTTGAGTCAGGAATTTTTTTAAAACTATTTCCTTTTTTATACCAATAATTGAATCTCGAGGACCAGTCATTCCGGCATCAGTAATATATGCGGTTCCTTCAGGCAATATTCTTTCATCTGCGGTTTGAACATGGGTATGTGTGCCAATGACTGCACTTACCTTTCCGTCTAAATACCAGCCCATAGCTACTTTTTCCGAAGTAGCCTCAGCGTGCATATCTACAATTATGTTTTTTGTCTTTTCTCTTATTTTAGTAATTTCAGGTAGGACGACCCGGAATGGACAATCTAATTCATCAATGAAAACTCTTCCGGCTAAATTTATCACACATAACAGGTCATTTTGGACTTTATAAAGATTATATCCTCTTCCGGGAACTCCAGTGGGATAATTAAGGGGTCTTAAGATATTTTCATTTTCTATTATTTCATAGATTTCTTTTTTACTCCAGACATGGTTACCACTGGTTAGAACATCTACGCCCGCAGTAAAGACTTCATTTGCTGTTTTTTGAGTTAATCCAAATCCGCCAGCAAGATTTTCACCATTGGCTACACAGAGGTCAATTTGATATTCTTGTTTAATATTAGGTAATAATGCCTTAATTACCTGTCTTCCCTTTTTTCCGACAATATCACCTATAACTAAAACTCTCAAGATATATTTTGTTCCCTCCTTCGGGTAATCGGTAAAAGGTTTTTTCGTCACCGATTACTTTTTATTTTGCATAAACTACTTCACGAGTTTCTCTAATTATGGTTACTTTAACCTGACCAGGATATTCTAATTCTTCTTCAATCTTCTTAGCAATTTCTCTTCCCAGAGCAAATAATTCTGCTTCATCTACTTCGTTAGATGAGACGATAACCCGTAGTTCTCTACCTGCCCGGATTGCGTAAGATTTTTCTACACCACGAAAAGAATTAGCAATTTGTTCTAATTTTTCTAATCGGCGGATATAATTTTCCAGGCTTTCTTTTCGGACACCAGGTCTTGCGGCCGAGACAGCATCTGCGGCTTGAATTAAAACTGCTTCGACGGTTTTGGGTTCAATCTCTCCATGATGAGCGGCAATAGCGTGTATTATTTCAGGTGATTCACCATATTTACGGCATAAATCGGCGCCAATAGAAGCATGTGAACCTTCTACGGTAGAATCGATTGATTTGCCAAGGTCATGGAGTAATCCGGCTCGTTTAACTAAAGGGACATCTACATTTAGTTCTGCGGCCATAAGAGCGGCTAATTGAGCAACTTCGATACTGTGTTGTAAGACATTTTGACCAAAACTGGTACGGAATTTCAATTTACCCAGTAAATACAGCATTTCCTTGTTAAATCCATGAACACCGAGGTCAAAAGTAGCCTTCTCGCCTTCCTCTTTTAGTGATTGTTCTACATCCTTTTCTACTTTTGCAATTACCTCTTCAATTCTTGCGGGATGAATCCTTCCATCTGTAATCAATCGTTCTAATGAAACTTTAGCAATCTCCCTTTTTATTGGGTCAAAGCCCGAGAGTATAACTGCTTCTGGCGTATCATCGATAATCAAATCCACACCGGTCAAATTCTCGATGGTTCTTATATTCCGTCCTTCGCGACCAATTATTCTTCCTTTCATTTCATCACTTGGTAATGCAACTACAGAGACTGTAGTTTCAACTACCTGGTCAGCCGCACATCTTTGAATAGCCTGAGAAATTATCCATTTAGCCTTCTTTTCCGCAGTGTTCTTTGCCTCATCCTCTATCTCTTTTATCATTTTATTCGCTTCATGTCTAATCTCGCTTTCAATACTTTGAATCAACATCTTTTTGGCTTCATCACAACTTAATCCTGAAATACTTTCTAATTGTTTAATCTGGTTTGATTTTAACCTCTCTATTTCCTTTTTTTCCTGCTGAAGTATATCTTGGAGACTTTGGTTTTCTTTTTCTTTTCTCTCTAATTTACCCAATTTTTGTTCTAAACTTTCTTCTTTCTGTCTAAGTCTTGTCTCTAATTTTTCAAGTTCAAGTCGTCTGTTTCGAGTTTCCCGTTCAAATTCAGTCTTTTCCTTATACAACTCATCTTTTGCTTCAAGAAGTGCTTCTTTTTTTGCTCTTTGCGCATCTTCTTCTGCCTCAGCAAGTATCTGTCTACTTATTTCTTCAGCCGAAGAGGTTTTAACCTTTTCGAGATATTTACGGCCCAAATAACCCAAAATAGCACACAGTAGCCCTGTAATGAGGACAGGTATGATAATATTACCTTGCTCCACTATCTTTACACCCCCTTAAAATGGGTGATGTTCTATTGAAGTGTGTTTTTATGTCAAACCCCAGGAAGAAACAAAGGTGGGAAATTTGATTTGATAAATATTTTTATATTTTTTCCTGTAATGGTTTTATTTATATACATTTTGTTTATCTCCTAACACTTAATCGAACACTACCCGAAATTTTTAAAATTCAAGTAATTATATGATACATTATTTTTTAAAAATTGTCAACCTTTTTTATTGACTTAAATGATATATTTTATTAAAATATATATTAGAGGGTAGAAGAGTGAAGAATATATCGTTGGCAAAAAAAAATAATATTTTTATCCAGGCACTATCTCTATCATCTTTAATTTTATTTTTCTTGATGGGAATTATACTCCTGAATATTGATTTAAAAAGAATCTATCAATTGAAATCAGAAATGATAACAATCTGTGAACAGTCAGCCTCTAAAGGTGCTTTTTATCTTTTAGAAGGAATTCCCATGGTAAATTTGATTGTAAATCATTTTATTAAAAAAAGTGGTTTTGAGATAGATAATATTTTGATTAAAACAGAAGATTTGAAGATAGAAATCCTTTTAACTAAAAAAATAAGGCTTATCTCTGGAGTAATATTCGGTTTTAGTCACCAAAAGATAAATACACGGGCTGTCGCCTATCATCAACCTATGCAAAAAATATGGGAATTTGATACCAGGTCTCATATTCATTCTTCGCCTGTTATCCAGGAGGATATTTTATATTGCGGAGTGGCTTCAGGATTTATGTATGCACTTGATATAACGACGGGCAGAAGATTGTGGAGTTTCGATACATCTTCCGGCATCCTCTATGATAAAAATGGCGTGGCAGTAGAATATGAAAATTATAAACTTAATCGAGGTGGCTGTTGTATTCAATCTAATCCCATAATAAGTAATAATTGCCTTTACTTTACTGTACTTAATGCTGAAAACAATCCACAGAGATTTACCTATCTTTATAGATTAGATACTATGACTGGTTCTCCGCAATGGCTTTCGCCTACCTTGATTAGCGATGGCTATGGTCGAGAAGATTATATCTGGTGTAATTCTTCTCCAGTGATTTTCAAAGATACTTGTTATGTAGGCAGTGTGGAGGGAAAACTTTATGCCATAAATATTGACAGCGGTAAAATAATTGATAATTATTCTACTTCTGGCTCGATTATTTCATCACCATTGATTAAAGATGAAATTATTTACTTTGGCTCAAATGACGGTAAATTAAGGGCACTTAAGATACTCAGATCAGGAAAATTGGAATTAAAATGGGCATATCCCTGGACAGGCTCTTTAGAACCAATTAGATGCAAACCAACTATATTTGCCAACAAGGTATATTTCACCGCTGGAAAATATTATATCTATGCGGTAGATATTCAATCTGAGGAATTATCCTGGGCTTATGATACATCAGAGATAAATATTAGCCATTTTGATATTCTTTCTTCGCCAGTAATTCAAGTAACTTTTAACGGAGAAAAACTTATCCACTTTGGCACTGGAGAAGGTGTTGCAATTTGCTTAAAAGAAGATAATAATGAAGTTGAACTGAAATGGAGGCGAAATTTAGGAGTTAAAATAGAATCTTCCCCGGTTATCTCAGATGGGATAATTTATTATGGAGTTAAATCTGGTCAGGATAAAGGATGTTTATTTGCTTTAAGTTCGCTGGATGGCACTATCCTGCAAAAATATTACATTAAAAATAACCTTCGTTCAACGCCGACAATTCATAATCAGACTTTATATTTTGGTGGCTGTGATTCCTGTATTCAGGCAATTAAAATGGAATAATGGGAACGCAGATAAACGCAGATTTTCAAGATTTTTTAGTTACCAGGATACAATTAAACTTTTAGTTATTTAACACTACCGAGTAATTAATCTTTGTGTCTTTGTAGTATCATTTTAGTTTTTATTATCCTGATAATCTGCGAAAATCTGCGTCTTATTAACTTGACTGCCTACTGGTTACTTTTCTGGAGGTTATTATGAGGATGAAAAAGAAATACCTTTAATTCCAAATATAACCTATGGACTTCAACCTGAGGAAGATGAAGGTGAGTAAGGTATGATGTTAAATAAGATTTTAATAATAGTTGCCATTATCGTGGGTCTTTTTTTAGTCGGATTAATTACGGATGTCATCCGGCTACATTTGATAAAAAACAGAGTAGAAGGATATTTGGAGGAGATAATTAAAGAAGGGGCTATTTTAATCGATACACCCCGGGCGACTAATAAAAAGATAAAACAAATGGCAAAAAATTATGGTATTTTGTTAAATGATGAGGAAATAATTATCAGTCCCTCCCTAAATAAGATAACCATTAATAAATCCTTATCCATCAATACTTATTTTGCCTGGCTTGTTGGTAAGAAAACAATTACATTATTTCTCCAAAGACAGGCAGAGATTTTAAGAACGATTTGCCCTATTACTGAATTAGAAACTATTTCTCTGGGAATTATTCGACCTTCGGGGTTAAACTTTGGTTTTTTGTATAAACTTGCCAGACAGCCAGAAACGAATTTGTTGGAAGAAAAATTAGTCGGGCTGGATTTTGGGTCTGCATTTTCTAAAACACTTAAAGTAGGCAATATCTTTAACCTGCGTGAATTAAAAGGGAATGAATTGGAAGAATTAGTCAGTCTTTTTACTGGTGCTTGTAAAAGTGATTGTCGTATAAATAATTTCTCACCACAATGTCCTAAATTATTAAAAATACCGGTTGTCGAAATTTTTAAACCCATCCCTTCAATGGTCAAAGTAGTAGGGTTTGCTTGCTTTTTTATCGAAGAAGGGAATAACGAAGTAATCACAGGTTACTTTGTTGAACATTATCAGCCTGGTGTTTCAGATGATAGGGTTAGACACGATTTTGGTCTACGAACACGGAGTAAAATAGAGATTATAATAAAATAAAAGTAACCGTTCACCGCACAGACACAGAGACGCAGAGAAAAAAATAAAAAACTATTTACCATACACTTCATTCCATCCCTGATTTTCATCAGAGCAAGCTTTTAAGAACCGACATATCATGATTGATTAACAAATTTGGTTTTGATGTTTTATGTATTACCTAATCTTTTCTGTTATCTAATTTATTTCCATGTCTTCTCTGTTCCTCTGCGTCTCTGCGGTGAATTACTATCTGAACGCTTACCCTTTTTTTAACCGCAAAGAACGCAAAGAAATCGACCGCAAAGAACGCAAAGATTAAAGGTAAAAGGAATCATAGAAAATTCACGAAACTCCAGTCTAAGTAAAGTTTTGAATAATAAGTGCTATATTTTTAAACTCCGTTAGGAGTGATATATTTGTAGACTATGATAATCCTTAAAGAATTCAGCTCCGTAGGAGCGAAATGTTTAACTGCACAGGTGGAAAAATTCAGGGAGTGAAGTTTTGAGGATGATTTCCCAAATGTCACTAATTTCCTGCATAAATAGAGTCTATAGTCTTGTGTCTGATGTCCAGTGTCTGAATCACAGGAACGGTTACTGTATTTCCTTCTGCTATTTTTAAAAGGCTATTGACTATTGCCACTGCGACCGGACTTCCGCCTTTTCTTCCCACTGAGGTAATAAATGGATATTTCATATGCAGGAGCACCTCTTTTGACTCAACTGCCTTAACAAAGCCAACTGGCACACCAATAACAAGTCCAGGGGTGTAAATTCCAGCATGGATGAGTTTCATTGCCCGGTAGAGGGCTGTGGGCGCATTTCCAATGGCAATGATACCAATATTGTTATTTTTCTGTAATGCCATTTCTATTCCCATTTCTGCTTTTGTTTTATCTTCTGGTGTTTGGATTTTAGATTTTGAATTCGAAGAATGTTGCGAAGCAAAATTTTGGATTTTACAGATAACTCTTCCATGCCAGTTTTGAAGCAATCTCTTATTTATCCCTGCCTCAACCATCCTGACATCCACAAGAATATCTTTTCCCGCCTTTATTGCTCTTATTCCTGCCTCTACGGCTTCTGGGTGGAATCGTAGATTTTTAGCAAAATCAAAATCTGCACTGGCATGGATAACCCTTTTGACAATGGATAATTCAGGAGCACGGAAGTTTGTTTCACCCAGTTCTTCGCCAATTATCTCAATGCTTTTCTCCTCTATTTCATCAGATTTGAGTATTTTAACCTCACGGATATTCTTCTTTGTTCGTTCCAGGACGAGTCTGGCGATATTTTCATGCACGCCCAGAGGTTCTGTGAGGATAAACTCAATTTCGTTATATCTCTTTTTTGCCTCTGTAATCATTTCGGTTATATCTTCTTCAAAATGTCTTCCCTGATAGAGGAAATAAGGATGGACAATGATTTTTTTTGCGTTCTTCGAGATGCAGGTCTTGACAGCGTCAAAGAAATCAGGCCTCTGGAACTGTAAAAATGCTATCTCAACCAATGGTATCTTACCTATCTCCTTAACCATTTGAGCCATTTGAAGGAGTGTTTTATTGGTTTCGGATAACCTACTGCCATGTCCTAAAAGCAGGATTGCGTCCATTTCTTTAACCTCCTGATTCACTATAGAGACACAGAGACGCAGAGAAAAAATTAAAATCTATTGTAACTATTCAGCCACAGATGGACACAGATGAAACAGTGATTGTAACTATTCAGCATACCAAGCAAGTAGAAAGTAGGAAGTAGGAAGTAGGAAAGGGGGAAAATACTTCATACTATTTTACTCTTAAATGATGGCTTTTTTGCCATACTACAAGTTGTCTAAAATCATCTAACTTCTCATTCATTTTCTTTCCCTTTCCTACTTCCCTCCTCTCCTACTTTCCTACAGGCTGAATAGTTACTTTATTTCTATATCTTCTCTGTTGCTCTGCGTCTCTGCGGTGAATTACTATCTGAATGCTTACTAATTAGTTTATTTTGGAATTATCTCCAAAAACCAGCGATTGTCTTTAAAGGTAGTTTTACCCGGGGTAAATACTACCGGTTTTTTAAATATAGGTCCATCATAGACAAAGCTGTGATATTCGCCATTTTCGCCGCATAGGTCAATGTTCCCCAATGCCTTCAGTTCGTTGACAAACTGCTCATCTATCTCTCTACCCAACCATTCTTGTCCTATTTTGTTTGAGACAACCACGGCTCTAAAGCCAGCCTGCATAAATTCTGCAAGCATCTCCTCTCTATCTGCTTCCCACAAGGGAAATATTGGGGTTATCTCCTTTTCTCGACAGACCCGCTCAATCCAATCTCGATGTTCTACAACATCAATATCGCCAAATACACCTTGAGAAACACCCAGATTTTTAATCTCAGCTATCGCCTCCTTAAACCTTTGTTCATAGGTTTGTCGGCTGGTTTTCTTCTGAACAAGCGGGATACCGATTATCTCAGCCTGGAGTTTCAATACATTTGAACCAAGTCCGTGTGAACGAGAGGAGATACCATTTTCATCCGCCATATTTAAAAGATAGGTAACCTTAACTTCTTTGCTTGCCCTAACACAAGCCAATAAGCTATCCTTACCACCACTCCAGCAACAAAAAGCCTTTGTTTTAGCCATTATAGACACCAATTATTTCCTTTATAAATTCCATCTCAAGATTTTCTCGTAACAAATCAGCAAGTTTATCATATTCCTTATCTTGAGAAAATTCGCCCATCCCTTGTTTAATGGGCAACCCCTTTTTTTTTCTCAGCTCATTTAAGAAATTATGTCGAAATAAAGGATTATCAAAAAGTCCGTGAATATAGGTACCCCAGACATTACCCGCATAATTTACTGCTCCATCTTTAATATGCACTTTTTTGTCCCCGCGTTTGATAATTAAAAATAAATACGAGCCATTAATTTTAGTTAAACCATGATGGATTTCATAACCATTGATGAGGAGATTTCTGTTTAAATCTTTGGCTTGCACCTGATATGTGCTCTTTTCCTTATTAAATTGCGTCTCCATATCAAGCAATCCCAGTCCTTGGACACTCTTTTTACCTTCCACGCCAAAGGTATCACGGATATTGTTGCCAAGCATCTGATAGCCGCCGCAAATTCCTATGATAACATAACCTTGCTCTGCCTTTTGTTTTATTACATCAGCAATTCCTTTCTCATAAAGAAACTCTAAATCATTGCAGGTATTCTTACTTCCGGGTAAAATAATACAGTCTGCCTTTTTTATATCATTTATATCAACGCTATACTCAAAATCCACTTCTTCCTGTTCAAAGACATCAAAATCAGTAAAGTTAGAGATATGCGGTAGCCTGACCACAACTATCTTTATTGTGTTTTGTTTAACCTTGTTTTTTTTAGGCTGGTCAAAAAACAGGGAATCTTCTTGAGGCAATTTTATGTCATCATAATAAGGAACAACACCAACCACTTTTTTACCTGATTCTCTTTCCAGAAAACGCAGTCCATTTTTCAAAAGGGTTTTGTCACCTCTAAATTTATTAATGATAAAGCCTTTGACTAACTTTTTTTCGGACTCAGACAGAAGTTGTAATGTGCCCAGTAACCAGGCAAAAACACCACCTCGGTCAATATCGCCGACTAACAATACAGGCGATTTTATTAACCGAGCAATCCGCATATTGACAATATCGTATTTTTTTAGATTAATCTCTGCGGGTGAGCCTGCACCCTCTATGACCACAATATCAAATTCCTGCCTTAATCTATTCAGAGATTTTTTGACCTGAGTAAATACCTTTGATTTGTAGTTGTAATATTGAAAGGCAGACATATTTCCGATTGGCTTGCCATAAACAATGACCTGGGAGTTGACATTACTGGTCGGCTTAAGTAATACAGGATTCATATCAACTGTAGGTTTTAATCCACAGGCTTGTGCTTGCATTGCCTGAGCCCGACCGATTTCCAGACCATCTTGAGTAACAGCGGAATTAAGTGCCATATTTTGTGCCTTAAAAGGTGCTACCTTAAATCCTTCCTGAAGAAAGATTCGGCACAACCCTGCTACCAGAATACTCTTCCCTACACCTGAGCCCGTTCCACAAATTTGAATAGTTTTTGCCTTTTTCATTATTTTATTTTACACACTGGTTATATTCAAACTGGTTACCGTTCCTTTATCCCAGCTATCCCAGAGATAGGCATCCTCTTTGCCATCTGCAATCAAACGCATGGCATAACGCACCTGTTCCTCATAAAGTTCGCAGAATGCACCTCGAGTTTCCATCGCTCCATTCATCTGATATGCCTCTGCCGGACAGGGTGAACCGCAAAAATGTCTTATGGCACAGCGAGAACAGGGATTAATGTCTTCAATCTTTCGCTCGGTAACAAGTTTAAATGGTTTCGATGTCAGGACTTTATTAATATCGTTTTGAAAAAGATTACCACCTTTAAATTCCTTTAACCCAATAAACTCACTACAAGGAAATAAATCGCCGTTACTTGAAATGGCAAAAAAGCATCTTCCTCCGCCACAGGGTGAAATATCGCACATCAACCTTCGACCAGTTGGAGCAATAATTGCTACCAGAACATTAGCGAAGTTTGCAACCACAAGCCGTCTGCCAGTTTTTTTATAGAGTTGATATATTTTGTTTAATGCCTTGAGATAATCCTTTGCTAAGTCAAAGTCTGTGGGTTTAGACTTGCGGGCATCTGGTAGGGTGCAGCGCACCGGGTTTAGCATACAAACTGGAACTTCCAGATGATGTAAAAATTCAACTATTTTGGTCAGTGAGGACATATTTTCCTTTGTTACGGTGCAGATGACCGAATAATTTTCATAACCTCTGAGATGATTTATCGCCTTGATGACATTTTGAAAAACACCCCGTCCATCCCAGGTTTTACGCAATCTGTCAGCCACCTGTGCTGTGTGGCCATCAAGAGAAAGCCCAATACTTATCTGCCTTGAAGTCAACCACTCTATTTCTTCTTTTCCCAGCAATGTAGCGTTAGTCTGGATACCAAAGTGAAAATCATCTCTAAATCTATCAATAGCCAAAAATAGTGCTTTTTTATTAAGCAGTGGTTCAGCACCGTGAAAGACAATTTGTGCTTGCTGGTCTTTAAAATGAGCCTTTAAGATTTCAAGTGCACGCAAGACTCTCTCAGAAGACA
This window harbors:
- a CDS encoding diphthine--ammonia ligase — its product is MAKTKAFCCWSGGKDSLLACVRASKEVKVTYLLNMADENGISSRSHGLGSNVLKLQAEIIGIPLVQKKTSRQTYEQRFKEAIAEIKNLGVSQGVFGDIDVVEHRDWIERVCREKEITPIFPLWEADREEMLAEFMQAGFRAVVVSNKIGQEWLGREIDEQFVNELKALGNIDLCGENGEYHSFVYDGPIFKKPVVFTPGKTTFKDNRWFLEIIPK
- the cbpB gene encoding peptide-modifying radical SAM enzyme CbpB, with the translated sequence MVSSRGIYFNTGDGISLQPIDIKHKDYLGLVSADTAFWMLVKKSQLVKVLTNTSSLEEYRKKEQSFLKEMEALRFGLKPSAVYFNLTDRCNLNCSYCYIPERLRKNGKQMSSERVLRALEILKAHFKDQQAQIVFHGAEPLLNKKALFLAIDRFRDDFHFGIQTNATLLGKEEIEWLTSRQISIGLSLDGHTAQVADRLRKTWDGRGVFQNVIKAINHLRGYENYSVICTVTKENMSSLTKIVEFLHHLEVPVCMLNPVRCTLPDARKSKPTDFDLAKDYLKALNKIYQLYKKTGRRLVVANFANVLVAIIAPTGRRLMCDISPCGGGRCFFAISSNGDLFPCSEFIGLKEFKGGNLFQNDINKVLTSKPFKLVTERKIEDINPCSRCAIRHFCGSPCPAEAYQMNGAMETRGAFCELYEEQVRYAMRLIADGKEDAYLWDSWDKGTVTSLNITSV
- a CDS encoding TIGR00282 family metallophosphoesterase, yielding MRVLVIGDIVGKKGRQVIKALLPNIKQEYQIDLCVANGENLAGGFGLTQKTANEVFTAGVDVLTSGNHVWSKKEIYEIIENENILRPLNYPTGVPGRGYNLYKVQNDLLCVINLAGRVFIDELDCPFRVVLPEITKIREKTKNIIVDMHAEATSEKVAMGWYLDGKVSAVIGTHTHVQTADERILPEGTAYITDAGMTGPRDSIIGIKKEIVLKKFLTQIPLRFEVAKGIGQIGGVLVEIDTSTGKAKSIIRIQQFLEEENS
- the rny gene encoding ribonuclease Y → MEQGNIIIPVLITGLLCAILGYLGRKYLEKVKTSSAEEISRQILAEAEEDAQRAKKEALLEAKDELYKEKTEFERETRNRRLELEKLETRLRQKEESLEQKLGKLERKEKENQSLQDILQQEKKEIERLKSNQIKQLESISGLSCDEAKKMLIQSIESEIRHEANKMIKEIEDEAKNTAEKKAKWIISQAIQRCAADQVVETTVSVVALPSDEMKGRIIGREGRNIRTIENLTGVDLIIDDTPEAVILSGFDPIKREIAKVSLERLITDGRIHPARIEEVIAKVEKDVEQSLKEEGEKATFDLGVHGFNKEMLYLLGKLKFRTSFGQNVLQHSIEVAQLAALMAAELNVDVPLVKRAGLLHDLGKSIDSTVEGSHASIGADLCRKYGESPEIIHAIAAHHGEIEPKTVEAVLIQAADAVSAARPGVRKESLENYIRRLEKLEQIANSFRGVEKSYAIRAGRELRVIVSSNEVDEAELFALGREIAKKIEEELEYPGQVKVTIIRETREVVYAK
- a CDS encoding PQQ-binding-like beta-propeller repeat protein, which codes for MKNISLAKKNNIFIQALSLSSLILFFLMGIILLNIDLKRIYQLKSEMITICEQSASKGAFYLLEGIPMVNLIVNHFIKKSGFEIDNILIKTEDLKIEILLTKKIRLISGVIFGFSHQKINTRAVAYHQPMQKIWEFDTRSHIHSSPVIQEDILYCGVASGFMYALDITTGRRLWSFDTSSGILYDKNGVAVEYENYKLNRGGCCIQSNPIISNNCLYFTVLNAENNPQRFTYLYRLDTMTGSPQWLSPTLISDGYGREDYIWCNSSPVIFKDTCYVGSVEGKLYAINIDSGKIIDNYSTSGSIISSPLIKDEIIYFGSNDGKLRALKILRSGKLELKWAYPWTGSLEPIRCKPTIFANKVYFTAGKYYIYAVDIQSEELSWAYDTSEINISHFDILSSPVIQVTFNGEKLIHFGTGEGVAICLKEDNNEVELKWRRNLGVKIESSPVISDGIIYYGVKSGQDKGCLFALSSLDGTILQKYYIKNNLRSTPTIHNQTLYFGGCDSCIQAIKME
- a CDS encoding precorrin-8X methylmutase, with the translated sequence MDAILLLGHGSRLSETNKTLLQMAQMVKEIGKIPLVEIAFLQFQRPDFFDAVKTCISKNAKKIIVHPYFLYQGRHFEEDITEMITEAKKRYNEIEFILTEPLGVHENIARLVLERTKKNIREVKILKSDEIEEKSIEIIGEELGETNFRAPELSIVKRVIHASADFDFAKNLRFHPEAVEAGIRAIKAGKDILVDVRMVEAGINKRLLQNWHGRVICKIQNFASQHSSNSKSKIQTPEDKTKAEMGIEMALQKNNNIGIIAIGNAPTALYRAMKLIHAGIYTPGLVIGVPVGFVKAVESKEVLLHMKYPFITSVGRKGGSPVAVAIVNSLLKIAEGNTVTVPVIQTLDIRHKTIDSIYAGN
- a CDS encoding cobyric acid synthase; its protein translation is MKKAKTIQICGTGSGVGKSILVAGLCRIFLQEGFKVAPFKAQNMALNSAVTQDGLEIGRAQAMQAQACGLKPTVDMNPVLLKPTSNVNSQVIVYGKPIGNMSAFQYYNYKSKVFTQVKKSLNRLRQEFDIVVIEGAGSPAEINLKKYDIVNMRIARLIKSPVLLVGDIDRGGVFAWLLGTLQLLSESEKKLVKGFIINKFRGDKTLLKNGLRFLERESGKKVVGVVPYYDDIKLPQEDSLFFDQPKKNKVKQNTIKIVVVRLPHISNFTDFDVFEQEEVDFEYSVDINDIKKADCIILPGSKNTCNDLEFLYEKGIADVIKQKAEQGYVIIGICGGYQMLGNNIRDTFGVEGKKSVQGLGLLDMETQFNKEKSTYQVQAKDLNRNLLINGYEIHHGLTKINGSYLFLIIKRGDKKVHIKDGAVNYAGNVWGTYIHGLFDNPLFRHNFLNELRKKKGLPIKQGMGEFSQDKEYDKLADLLRENLEMEFIKEIIGVYNG